In one Brevibacillus choshinensis genomic region, the following are encoded:
- the infA gene encoding translation initiation factor IF-1, translating into MAKDDVIEVEGTVIEPLPNAMFRVELENGHKILAHVSGKIRMHFIRILPGDKVTVELSPYDLTRGRITYRYK; encoded by the coding sequence ATGGCAAAAGATGATGTAATTGAGGTGGAAGGTACGGTAATCGAACCTTTGCCTAATGCTATGTTTCGGGTAGAATTAGAGAATGGACATAAGATCCTTGCTCACGTTTCCGGAAAAATCCGCATGCACTTTATCCGTATCCTGCCTGGGGATAAAGTAACTGTTGAACTGTCGCCGTACGACTTAACCCGCGGACGTATTACGTACCGCTATAAATAG
- the rplQ gene encoding 50S ribosomal protein L17, with product MAQRKLGRRSDARKALFRDLVTDLIINERIETTEMKAKELRPIAEKMITLAKRGDLHARRQVSAFVRKEVANEEGRDAVQKLFDEIAPRFKERNGGYTRILKTGPRRGDAAPMAYIELV from the coding sequence ATGGCACAACGTAAATTGGGTCGTCGTAGCGATGCTCGTAAAGCGCTGTTCCGCGACTTGGTAACTGACCTGATCATCAACGAGCGCATCGAAACTACAGAGATGAAGGCGAAAGAATTGCGCCCAATCGCTGAGAAAATGATTACGCTCGCGAAACGTGGCGATCTGCACGCTCGTCGTCAAGTATCTGCTTTCGTTCGTAAAGAAGTAGCGAACGAAGAAGGTCGCGATGCAGTTCAAAAACTGTTCGATGAAATCGCTCCTCGTTTCAAAGAGCGTAACGGTGGATACACTCGTATCCTCAAAACCGGCCCTCGTCGTGGCGATGCTGCACCGATGGCTTACATCGAATTGGTTTAA
- the rpsK gene encoding 30S ribosomal protein S11, with translation MAKRKQATAARTRRRDRKNVEVGVAHIRSTFNNTIVTITDPHGNAISWSSAGSLGFKGSRKSTPFAAQMAAESAARVAMEHGMRSLEVSVKGPGAGREAAIRSLQATGLEVNMIKDVTPIPHNGCRPPKRRRV, from the coding sequence ATGGCGAAAAGAAAACAGGCTACAGCTGCTCGTACCCGTCGTCGTGATCGCAAAAATGTGGAAGTCGGCGTAGCACACATCCGCTCCACATTCAACAACACGATTGTGACGATCACTGATCCACACGGAAACGCGATCTCTTGGTCCAGTGCTGGTTCCCTCGGTTTCAAGGGTTCCCGCAAAAGCACTCCATTTGCTGCGCAAATGGCTGCTGAATCGGCTGCTCGTGTTGCGATGGAACACGGCATGCGTTCTCTTGAAGTATCAGTAAAAGGCCCTGGTGCAGGTCGTGAAGCTGCGATCCGTTCCCTGCAAGCTACTGGTCTTGAAGTGAACATGATTAAAGACGTGACGCCAATTCCGCACAACGGTTGCCGTCCACCAAAACGTCGCCGCGTGTAA
- the rplR gene encoding 50S ribosomal protein L18 yields the protein MFTKADKNKARKKRHLRIRKRVIGSTIRPRLNVFRSSKHIYAQLIDDATGATLVSASSLDKELGLKNGANVEAATAVGTLIAKRAQEKGATEVIFDRGGYIYHGRIKALAEAAREAGLQF from the coding sequence ATGTTTACGAAAGCTGATAAAAACAAAGCTCGGAAAAAACGTCACCTGCGCATCCGCAAACGCGTGATTGGTTCTACCATTCGCCCGCGTCTGAACGTGTTCCGTTCTTCTAAGCACATCTACGCTCAACTGATTGACGATGCGACTGGAGCAACTCTGGTATCTGCATCTTCTCTGGATAAAGAGCTGGGCCTGAAAAATGGCGCTAACGTGGAAGCTGCTACAGCTGTTGGTACACTGATCGCTAAGCGTGCACAAGAAAAAGGTGCAACTGAAGTGATTTTTGACCGCGGCGGTTACATCTATCATGGACGTATTAAAGCACTGGCAGAAGCAGCTCGCGAAGCTGGTCTGCAATTCTAA
- a CDS encoding DNA-directed RNA polymerase subunit alpha, whose amino-acid sequence MIEIEKPKIEVVEVSDDNSYGKFVVEPLERGYGTTLGNSLRRILLSSLPGAAVRTVQIDGVLHEFSTVEGVVEDVTEIILNIKGLALKIHSDEEKVIEIDAEGEGVVKAGDIRADSDVEVLNPDLHIATLANGGRLHIRMTAGRGRGYVQSDGNKSEDLPIGVIPIDSIYTPIKRVNYQVENTRVGQMTNYDKLTLEVWANGSISPEEAVSLGAKIMTEHLNLFVGLTDEAKDAEIMVEKEEDKKEKVLEMTIEELDLSVRSYNCLKRAGINTVQELTQKTEEDMMKVRNLGRKSLEEVQEKLAELGLSLRSDD is encoded by the coding sequence ATGATAGAAATAGAAAAACCAAAAATCGAGGTTGTGGAAGTTAGCGACGACAACTCGTACGGAAAGTTTGTTGTAGAACCTCTTGAGCGTGGATATGGAACTACCCTTGGCAACTCGCTGAGACGAATTCTACTTTCGTCCTTGCCAGGCGCGGCAGTTCGTACCGTGCAAATCGATGGGGTTCTTCACGAGTTCTCTACGGTTGAAGGCGTCGTTGAAGATGTAACCGAGATCATCCTGAACATCAAAGGCTTGGCGCTGAAGATCCATTCCGATGAAGAAAAAGTAATCGAGATCGATGCAGAAGGCGAAGGCGTTGTCAAAGCGGGAGATATCCGTGCTGACAGTGATGTGGAGGTCTTAAACCCTGATCTTCATATTGCAACGTTGGCCAATGGCGGTCGTCTGCATATCCGCATGACAGCTGGACGTGGTCGTGGTTATGTTCAATCAGATGGAAATAAATCGGAGGATCTACCGATTGGTGTGATTCCGATTGATTCGATCTACACGCCGATCAAGCGTGTTAACTATCAAGTGGAAAATACCCGTGTAGGGCAAATGACCAACTATGACAAGTTGACCCTTGAGGTTTGGGCAAACGGCAGCATCAGTCCGGAAGAGGCCGTTAGCCTCGGCGCCAAAATCATGACGGAGCACTTGAACCTGTTTGTCGGTCTGACCGACGAGGCGAAAGATGCAGAAATCATGGTGGAAAAGGAAGAAGACAAGAAAGAGAAAGTGCTCGAGATGACTATCGAAGAGCTCGATCTTTCTGTTCGTTCCTACAACTGCTTGAAGCGTGCCGGTATCAACACCGTGCAAGAGCTGACGCAGAAGACCGAAGAGGACATGATGAAAGTGCGCAACCTGGGACGCAAATCTCTGGAAGAAGTACAAGAAAAGTTGGCTGAGTTGGGCCTGTCCCTTCGCAGCGACGACTAG
- the rplO gene encoding 50S ribosomal protein L15, translated as MKLHELQPAEGSRHTRKRIGRGIGSGTGKTAGKGHKGQNARSGGGVRPGFEGGQNPLYRRLPKRGFTNISRKEYAIVSLDALNRFEEGTVVTPELLKETGVISALRDGVKVLANGELTVKLTVKAHKFSGAAAEKIAQVGGTTEVI; from the coding sequence ATGAAATTGCATGAACTGCAACCTGCAGAAGGATCCCGTCACACTCGTAAGCGCATCGGTCGCGGTATCGGTAGCGGTACTGGCAAAACTGCTGGTAAAGGTCACAAAGGTCAAAACGCTCGTTCCGGTGGCGGCGTACGCCCAGGTTTCGAGGGTGGTCAAAACCCATTGTACCGTCGTCTGCCTAAACGCGGTTTCACTAACATCAGTCGTAAAGAATACGCGATTGTTAGCCTGGACGCGCTGAACCGTTTTGAAGAGGGTACTGTAGTAACACCTGAGCTTCTGAAAGAAACTGGTGTTATCAGTGCGCTGCGCGACGGTGTTAAGGTTCTTGCTAACGGCGAACTGACAGTGAAGCTGACTGTAAAAGCTCACAAGTTCTCCGGAGCTGCTGCTGAGAAGATCGCACAAGTCGGTGGAACAACCGAGGTGATCTAA
- the rpsE gene encoding 30S ribosomal protein S5: MRIDPSKLELEEKVVAVNRVAKTVKGGRRMSFSALVVVGDRNGHVGAGMGKAQEVPDAIRKAIDDAKKKLIRVPMRGTTVPHEVLCQFGAGKVLIKPASAGTGVIAGGPIRAVLELAGVGDVLSKSLGSNNPINMVNATLEGLGRLKTAEDVAKLRGKTVDELLG; the protein is encoded by the coding sequence ATGCGTATCGACCCTAGCAAATTAGAGCTCGAAGAAAAAGTAGTCGCCGTTAACCGCGTAGCTAAGACGGTTAAGGGTGGACGTCGCATGAGCTTCAGCGCCCTGGTTGTTGTGGGTGACCGTAACGGCCATGTAGGTGCTGGTATGGGTAAAGCTCAAGAAGTTCCAGACGCCATTCGCAAAGCGATTGACGACGCTAAGAAAAAATTGATCCGTGTACCAATGAGAGGAACAACTGTTCCGCACGAAGTTCTGTGCCAATTTGGTGCCGGTAAAGTTCTCATCAAGCCTGCTTCTGCTGGTACTGGTGTTATCGCGGGTGGTCCTATCCGTGCCGTACTCGAGCTGGCTGGTGTGGGCGACGTACTGAGCAAATCTCTTGGTTCGAACAATCCTATCAACATGGTCAACGCTACGCTGGAAGGCCTGGGCCGTCTGAAAACAGCGGAAGATGTCGCGAAGTTGCGCGGTAAGACTGTTGACGAGTTGTTGGGTTAA
- the secY gene encoding preprotein translocase subunit SecY: MLASFTNIFKISDLRRKILFTLMMLVVFRIGSFVPVPNVNVELFQQNTNHLLGLLNTFSGGALKNFSIFAMGIMPYITASIIMQLLSMDVIPKLTQWSREGEVGRRKIATVTRYSTIILGAIQSIGMTIGFNNMAPGLLKDTSVGSYALIALTLTAGTAFLMWMGEQITEKGIGNGISILIVSGIVANIPGGIETIYSTQFADPSQNIFFSIVKVVIILLVILAIIVGVIFMQQGVRKIPVQYAKRVVGRKMYGGQSTHIPLKINSAGVIPVIFSISLVIFPSTIAQFWVDQSGTGIANWIYQNFQVSAPLGMALYAILIIGFTYFYTFVQMNPVQMAENMRKNGGYIPGIRPGKNTEVYITRTLNRLTLAGALFLMLISVLPFFFSKLANLPQSIYIGGTSLLIVIGVALDTMKQIESQMIKRHYQGFIK, translated from the coding sequence ATGTTAGCGTCCTTTACTAACATTTTTAAGATTAGCGACCTGCGTCGTAAAATCCTGTTTACGCTCATGATGTTGGTAGTGTTCCGAATCGGAAGTTTTGTACCAGTTCCTAACGTAAACGTCGAGTTGTTTCAGCAGAACACAAACCACTTGCTTGGATTGTTAAACACCTTTTCGGGTGGAGCTCTGAAAAATTTCTCGATTTTTGCCATGGGTATCATGCCGTATATTACGGCGTCGATTATCATGCAGCTGTTGTCGATGGACGTGATTCCAAAGCTTACGCAATGGTCACGTGAAGGAGAGGTTGGTCGACGCAAGATCGCTACGGTTACCCGCTACAGTACAATTATTCTCGGTGCGATTCAATCCATCGGGATGACAATTGGTTTCAACAATATGGCGCCTGGCTTGTTGAAGGATACGTCCGTTGGCAGCTATGCACTCATTGCGTTGACACTGACAGCAGGTACCGCGTTCTTGATGTGGATGGGTGAACAGATTACTGAGAAAGGAATCGGTAACGGGATTTCGATCCTGATCGTTTCCGGTATCGTCGCGAACATCCCTGGTGGAATTGAGACGATCTATTCCACTCAGTTTGCTGATCCATCCCAAAACATTTTCTTCAGCATCGTCAAAGTTGTGATTATCTTGCTGGTGATCCTCGCTATTATTGTCGGGGTTATCTTTATGCAGCAAGGTGTGCGTAAGATTCCAGTGCAATATGCTAAGCGCGTGGTTGGACGGAAAATGTACGGTGGTCAATCTACCCACATTCCACTGAAAATCAACTCTGCTGGTGTTATTCCTGTCATCTTCTCCATCTCGCTCGTAATTTTCCCTTCGACAATTGCTCAGTTCTGGGTTGATCAATCTGGAACAGGTATTGCCAACTGGATTTATCAAAACTTCCAAGTCAGTGCACCGCTTGGAATGGCGCTGTACGCCATCTTGATTATCGGGTTTACCTACTTCTACACCTTTGTACAGATGAATCCTGTACAAATGGCAGAGAACATGAGGAAAAATGGCGGTTACATTCCTGGTATTCGACCTGGTAAAAACACTGAGGTGTACATTACTCGTACATTGAACCGCTTAACATTGGCGGGCGCTCTCTTCCTGATGCTGATTTCCGTCTTGCCGTTCTTCTTCAGCAAGTTGGCGAATCTGCCGCAGTCGATTTACATCGGTGGTACTTCGCTGTTGATCGTAATCGGGGTTGCCCTGGATACGATGAAACAGATCGAAAGCCAGATGATCAAGCGCCACTACCAAGGGTTCATCAAGTAA
- a CDS encoding energy-coupling factor transporter ATPase → MQITFDQVSHLYGKGTPFERLALNEISLTIPSGSFVGIIGQTGSGKSTLIQHLNGLLAPTSGRILLGDAVITPSQRLPHARRKDIGLVFQYPEHQLFEETVAKDISFGPLNFDLPAEMVESRTRESLEIVGLDYETIKDRSPFQLSGGQMRRVAIAGVLAMQPKVLVLDEPTAGLDPSGRKAILEGINRIHREQQLTTLLVTHSMEEAARYADYLLVMAAGQVVLQGTPSEVFMQADLLKQLSLDVPETVAIVSLMNQLLPDNAHLPHSLYREEELIDHLQKRLSVPKES, encoded by the coding sequence ATGCAGATTACTTTTGACCAAGTAAGCCACTTGTACGGGAAAGGAACACCGTTTGAACGACTTGCCCTCAATGAGATTTCCTTGACGATTCCGTCAGGTTCTTTTGTTGGCATTATTGGACAAACCGGCTCCGGCAAGTCTACCTTAATTCAGCATCTGAACGGGTTGCTTGCACCGACTTCTGGCCGAATTCTTCTAGGAGACGCGGTCATAACACCTTCCCAGCGACTGCCTCATGCTCGACGAAAAGATATTGGTCTGGTTTTTCAGTATCCTGAGCATCAGTTGTTTGAAGAGACTGTAGCCAAAGACATCTCTTTTGGACCACTCAATTTTGATTTGCCAGCGGAAATGGTTGAATCACGGACGCGGGAATCATTGGAGATCGTCGGACTCGATTATGAAACGATAAAAGATCGTTCTCCTTTCCAGTTGAGTGGCGGGCAGATGAGGCGTGTTGCGATCGCGGGGGTACTGGCCATGCAGCCGAAAGTACTTGTATTGGATGAGCCGACAGCAGGACTGGACCCTTCCGGTCGAAAGGCGATTCTGGAGGGCATCAATCGCATTCATCGGGAACAGCAACTGACGACATTGCTGGTCACACACAGTATGGAAGAAGCAGCTCGTTATGCGGATTATTTACTCGTGATGGCGGCTGGACAAGTTGTCTTGCAGGGAACACCGAGTGAGGTATTTATGCAAGCTGATTTGTTGAAGCAACTGTCTCTCGATGTACCGGAAACAGTTGCGATAGTTTCCCTTATGAATCAATTGTTGCCGGACAACGCACATCTGCCACATTCCCTTTATCGGGAAGAAGAGCTGATTGACCATTTGCAAAAACGGCTGTCCGTGCCAAAGGAGAGTTAG
- the rpmJ gene encoding 50S ribosomal protein L36 — protein sequence MKVRPSVKPICEKCKVIRRKGNVMVICENPKHKQKQG from the coding sequence ATGAAAGTGAGACCTTCGGTTAAACCGATCTGCGAGAAATGCAAGGTTATCCGTCGTAAAGGTAACGTAATGGTTATTTGTGAAAATCCTAAGCATAAGCAAAAACAAGGGTAA
- a CDS encoding energy-coupling factor transporter ATPase, which produces MNEESLLAFRNVSFSYDGDEGQRVPVLKSVDLTIEKGTFVSVLGHNGSGKSTLAKLMNALLLPEDGVILVSGFDTKDEEMLWEIRRHVGMVFQNPDNQIVGATVEDDVAFGLENMGVDPQEMRKRIDEALLSVGMEKYLMAQPHRLSGGQKQRVAIAGIMAMRPSVIILDEATAMLDPQGRQEVMMLARRLNREEGITIINITHFPEEAVFSDRVTVMNAGEVLMEGSPHDVFSQVERLQSAGLDVPFSVRIRYALAAKGIHLPFVLHQEELVEHVCRLLLTK; this is translated from the coding sequence ATGAATGAGGAGAGCTTGCTGGCATTTCGTAATGTTTCTTTTTCCTACGATGGGGATGAGGGACAGCGAGTACCGGTGCTTAAAAGCGTAGACCTGACGATCGAAAAAGGCACTTTTGTTTCCGTACTGGGACACAATGGCTCGGGAAAATCCACTCTGGCAAAGCTCATGAACGCTTTGCTTTTGCCAGAAGACGGCGTCATACTCGTTAGCGGTTTTGATACCAAAGACGAAGAAATGCTGTGGGAGATCCGCAGACATGTGGGAATGGTCTTTCAAAATCCGGACAATCAAATTGTCGGAGCTACTGTCGAGGACGACGTGGCATTTGGCCTGGAAAACATGGGTGTGGACCCTCAGGAGATGCGTAAGCGAATTGACGAAGCGTTGCTCTCGGTAGGGATGGAAAAGTATCTGATGGCACAGCCGCACCGTTTATCCGGCGGACAAAAGCAACGGGTGGCGATCGCAGGAATCATGGCGATGAGACCGTCTGTCATCATTTTAGATGAAGCTACTGCTATGCTGGATCCACAGGGGCGTCAGGAAGTCATGATGCTGGCTCGCCGTCTCAACCGTGAAGAGGGCATTACGATCATCAACATCACGCATTTTCCCGAGGAAGCTGTCTTTTCTGATCGGGTGACTGTTATGAATGCTGGAGAAGTCCTGATGGAAGGGTCACCGCATGACGTATTCAGTCAGGTAGAGCGACTCCAGTCAGCCGGGTTGGATGTACCGTTTTCCGTTCGAATACGGTATGCACTCGCTGCCAAGGGAATTCATCTACCGTTTGTACTGCACCAAGAGGAGCTGGTGGAGCACGTATGCAGATTACTTTTGACCAAGTAA
- the rpmD gene encoding 50S ribosomal protein L30 produces the protein MAKLQITLKRSLIGRTVDQQDTVKALGLRKINSTVVKEDNAAIRGMVFKVKHLVEVKEVEA, from the coding sequence ATGGCAAAATTGCAAATCACCCTCAAACGCAGCCTGATCGGACGTACTGTCGATCAACAGGACACTGTGAAAGCACTGGGTCTTCGCAAAATCAACTCCACTGTAGTGAAGGAAGATAACGCTGCAATCCGTGGAATGGTTTTCAAAGTGAAGCACTTGGTTGAAGTGAAAGAAGTAGAAGCATAA
- the rpsM gene encoding 30S ribosomal protein S13, protein MARIAGVDLPREKRAEVALTYIFGIGRPTSQKILSATGVSANTRVRDLTEEEVAKLREYIDKTVKVEGDLRREISLNIKRLMEIGCFRGIRHRRGLPVRGQRSKTNARTRKGPRRTVANKKK, encoded by the coding sequence ATGGCACGTATTGCAGGCGTTGACTTGCCGCGCGAAAAACGCGCTGAAGTCGCTCTTACCTACATCTTTGGTATTGGCCGCCCCACGTCTCAAAAAATTCTGTCCGCCACTGGCGTAAGTGCGAACACTCGTGTTCGTGATCTGACAGAAGAAGAAGTTGCTAAACTTCGTGAGTACATTGACAAAACCGTGAAGGTGGAAGGCGATCTCCGTCGTGAGATCTCCCTGAACATCAAGCGCCTGATGGAAATCGGCTGCTTCCGCGGTATTCGTCATCGTCGTGGGCTCCCTGTTCGCGGTCAACGCTCAAAAACAAATGCTCGTACGCGTAAAGGTCCACGCCGTACAGTAGCTAACAAGAAGAAGTAA
- the map gene encoding type I methionyl aminopeptidase, with protein sequence MIILKSKAELEVMREAGRIVALTHQELAKAIKPGVTTKQLDEIAETFIRSMAAVPSFKGYGGFPGSICASVNEELVHGIPGKRTLQEGDIISLDIGAQFEGYHGDSAWTCPVGTISTENQNLLRVTEESLFKGLEKAIPGARLSDISHAIQVHAEAAGFTLVREYVGHGIGQNLHEDPQVPNYGPPDRGPRLKPGMVLAIEPMVNAGERYVRTLEDNWTVVTVDRKTCAHFEHTIAITEDGYEIFTRA encoded by the coding sequence ATGATTATCCTAAAGTCGAAAGCAGAACTTGAGGTTATGCGCGAAGCTGGTCGTATCGTCGCACTCACCCATCAAGAACTGGCCAAGGCCATCAAGCCTGGTGTCACGACGAAGCAACTTGACGAAATTGCCGAGACGTTTATCCGTAGCATGGCCGCGGTTCCGTCATTCAAAGGCTACGGTGGCTTTCCAGGAAGTATCTGTGCTTCAGTCAATGAAGAACTCGTACACGGGATCCCAGGAAAACGGACGTTACAAGAGGGAGACATCATCAGTCTAGACATCGGTGCCCAGTTTGAGGGCTACCATGGAGACTCCGCTTGGACGTGTCCGGTAGGCACAATTTCTACAGAAAATCAGAATCTCTTGCGAGTAACAGAAGAGTCGTTGTTCAAGGGGCTTGAAAAAGCGATACCGGGTGCACGATTGTCTGATATCTCACATGCGATTCAGGTTCATGCAGAAGCTGCCGGCTTCACACTCGTTCGCGAGTATGTGGGGCATGGGATTGGGCAAAACTTGCACGAAGATCCGCAGGTTCCTAACTATGGCCCTCCAGATCGAGGTCCACGGTTGAAACCAGGCATGGTGTTGGCAATTGAGCCAATGGTAAATGCCGGCGAACGTTATGTCCGCACATTGGAGGACAATTGGACGGTAGTAACAGTGGATCGGAAAACATGTGCTCATTTTGAACACACCATCGCGATTACGGAAGATGGCTATGAGATTTTTACACGGGCGTAA
- a CDS encoding adenylate kinase: MNIILMGLPGAGKGTQAERIIEEFDIPHISTGDMFRAAVKNETPLGLEAKSYMDKGLLVPDEVVIGIVRERLSMDDCEKGFLLDGFPRTVPQAEALTATVKELGRDINHVININVRRELLIERLTGRWICPVCGASYHTMFNPPKEAGVCDKDGGKLYQREDDKPEVVAQRLDVNIAQTQPLIDYYSAQELLRDINGEQDIQVVFAEIKSLLRG; encoded by the coding sequence GTGAATATAATTCTGATGGGGCTGCCTGGCGCTGGTAAAGGTACACAGGCAGAACGAATCATTGAAGAGTTTGACATCCCGCACATTTCGACTGGTGATATGTTCCGAGCAGCGGTCAAAAATGAAACGCCGCTCGGACTAGAGGCTAAATCCTATATGGATAAAGGTCTGCTCGTTCCCGATGAGGTTGTCATCGGGATTGTGCGGGAACGTCTGTCGATGGACGACTGCGAAAAAGGATTCCTGTTAGATGGATTTCCTCGCACCGTTCCGCAGGCGGAAGCGTTGACAGCTACTGTAAAGGAGCTGGGACGCGATATTAATCATGTGATTAATATCAATGTTCGTAGGGAACTGCTGATTGAACGTCTGACCGGTCGCTGGATCTGCCCAGTGTGTGGAGCTAGCTATCATACGATGTTCAACCCTCCAAAAGAGGCTGGCGTGTGTGATAAAGATGGTGGCAAACTGTATCAGCGTGAAGACGACAAGCCGGAAGTGGTAGCACAACGACTTGATGTCAACATTGCTCAGACACAACCACTCATCGATTATTACTCCGCTCAGGAGCTCCTGCGAGATATCAATGGGGAACAAGATATCCAGGTAGTGTTTGCGGAAATTAAGTCTTTGTTGCGAGGGTAA